GCGGCCGTAAAGTTCCCGCCGGCTCGAAACTGGTGTTTCAGATGCACTATACACCGACGGGTTCGGTTCAGGAAGATGTTTCGAAAGTCGGTCTGATTTTTGGAAAAGATGAAGAGATCACGCACGAAGTCTTCACGCTGATCGGCATCGATCAGGAATTCGAAATCCCGCCAAATACAAAAGATTTCCCGGTCTCCGCAAAAGTACGCCGGATTCCACCCCAGGCCGAACTGCTGGCGATTGCCCCGCACATGCACTTAAGAGGCAAATCGTTTCGACTGTTCATGAAGCAGAAAGAAAAGTCTGAGATTCTGCTCGATGTGCCGAACTATGATTTCAACTGGCAGCATATTTATGAATTAAGCCAGCCGATGAAGCTGGACGCGATTGATTCGCTCGAATTTACAGTCAAGTTTGATAACTCAGAAGAGAATCCATTCAACCCGGACCCCAATGAGTATGTGACTTGGGGCGATCAGACCTGGGAAGAAATGGCGATTGCGTTTTTTGAAGTGGCGGAGCCGCGGGCAAACAAAAAGAAAGCGAAGCAAGTTCAGAAAAAAACAGCTAAGAAGGAACTGACGGAGGAAGAACGCAAGCAGAAGTATGAACAGTTTGTCACCAAATTTATTCAGCGCTTCGATAAAAATCAGGATGGTCAAGTGGAAGTAGATGAGGTACCGCTGGCAACGCAACGTTATGGGCGTTACCGAGACTACGACGGCGATGGCATAATCGGTAAGGATGATCTCTGGAAACGATAAAAGAAACGAAGTTTCCCGGAAAAAATGAACCGGGTGTGTTGAATCTGATTCTACCTGAATTGCCTGGCTCTACTGACAGAAAGTGAATCGAGAGTGTCACGTACGTTTAATCGCTGTTCGGTCTGGATGGTTGATCATCCCTTGCTGGTTACCCTGTTCATTCTGCTGCTGAGTGGGATCTCGATGCTGGGGTATACGATGCCCGAAAAAGTGCGGGACTGGTTTAAACCGGCCCCGCCCCAGCAGGTACAGCAAGGTCCGGCAGCGCCGCCTGTGAAACAGGAACGGCCCCCGGATGTCGACCCGATCAGTCTGACGGACGCCGATACGATTTTGGTGATCGATTCCGATCAGTTTTTTACAACGGATGGTGTGAAAGCACTGCGGGCAATTGTCGAAAAAATCGAAGCGCTGGATTATGTGAAGAGTGTCTTCTGGTTGGATGATATTCCGAATCTGAATATTTTCGGTTTGCGCGAGCCGCTCGTTCCGAATGAACGGGCTTCACAGAAACGACTGGATGCGGCCCGCGAGAAGACGATCCATCATCCACTGGTGGGAGGCCAATTGCTCTCGGTTGATGGCAAGACCCTGCTGTTAATGATCAAATTTGACTGGTTGAATGTGGTCGACGATGAAGCCTGTACGACTGGTTTGAAAGATGTTGCAAAAAAGGTTGTCGCGGAGTATCCGGATGTCAAATTTTCGTTCATGACAACGGGCCGCGTACCCATTTATCTGACCGCGGTACGCACGCATAATGCCAACAAGGTGAAATACCAGGTCATCGGTTACGGGATGATCCTGTTGATGGCGATTATCCTGTTTCGGGGTATCTCCGCCGTGATTATTGTAGCACTGGCGCCGATGTTTGGTGTCTTCCTGACAATGGGCATCATTCAATTCTTTGATTTTCAGGATAACCCGTTTAACGATGTGGTGCTGCCGGTGCTGTTGAGTCTGGTTGGTCTGACTGATGGCGTACATCTTATGGTCCAGATCAGGAAGCATCGGGCATCGGGATTGAGCGGTCGGGATGCGGCCCGCCGTGGAATTCAGGAAGTGGGTCTGGCCTGTTTTCTGACTTCAGTGACGACGGCGATCGGCTTCGGTTCGCTTTCTCTGGCGCATCACGACACCGTACGTGAGTTTGGTTACAGTTGTGTCATCGGCGTGCTGTTGACGTTTATTGCGGTCGTTACGGTGATTCCTCTGGCCTGTCGCACCTGGCTGGGGCGTTCGATTCATAAAGGGTACGGCAAAGGGATTATCGACCGTCATCTGGGACGGATCAGTGTGATTATTGATCTGGTTCTGAAAAAAACAAAGCTGATCAGTTCGCTGGGGATCGGCGTGACTGCCGTGTTGATTCTGATCTCATTAACGCTCAGGCCGGATGAACGGCGGGCGAATATGCTGCCGGAAGGTTCCGAAGCGGCACTGGCGTTGAATCATATGGATCAAGCGATGGGCGGGCTGGAACATTCGCGTGTGCGCGTTTACTGGAATGATCAAGTTGCCTCCGATTCACCGGAAGTTTTAATTGCGATCAGTGAAGTGGACGATTTGTTAAACCAGGAATCTTTAATCGGACATCCGATTTCGATTCGCAATATTCTGGCGGCGTTACCCGGTGATGGGCCGCCTGAGGAGCGGATGTCGATGATGGATCTGCTGCCCCCTCCATTGAAGCGCGCGTTTTACACGCCGGAATATCGTCAGGCGGAAGTCAGCTTTCATGTGCAGGATCTGGGGATTGCAAAATATGGCCCCACCTTCACGCGCATCGAAGAGGGATTGAACACAATCGCGGCTCAGCATCCACAGTTTCGATTTGAACTGAGCGGTTCTGCGGTCTGGCGCTGGCGCAATCTATACCAGATTGTCGTCGATCTCGCAGCTTCTCTGGGGAGTGCGGCGATTATCATTCTAATTGTACTGGCGATTGCCTTCCGTTCGTTACGGCTGGGATTGATTTCGATCGTCCCGAACATGTTTCCGCTGGCGGTGACCGGGGCGTTTCTGGTGTTTACCGGACAGGCGTTGGAGATCGTTAGCGTCTGTGCGTTTACGGTCTGTCTGGGAATTGCCGTCGATGATACCATTCACTTTCTGACACGATTCCGCGAAGAACAACTGCTGGTGGATAGTGATGAAGAAGCGATCCGCCGGGCGTTTACCGGCGTGGGAACCGCGCTGATTATGACAACCGTGATCTTGGTGGCCGGTTTCTCGACTGTGGTCTTCAGCGACATGCGAGACCAGCGGATTTTCGCCATCATGAGCGGCTTGACGATTGCCTCTGCTTTGTTCGGCGATCTGGTCTTTCTGCCCGCGTTGCTGGCTCAGTACGCCAAACGGTCTCAAGTGCCGGCGATGGAAGAATCGGAAGCAGTCATTGACCAGCCGGCGGAAGAGACGCTTGTGCGGGATTGACAGCCCGCTTTGAGCGATCTCTGTTTAGGTACGCCTGTTCTTATAAGTAAAGTTAAATAATTTGACTTTGCTGCCGATAAACGGTACTATGCAACCTCACCAAAATGGTTAATTTCACGGCTTTTAAGTGAATTAACTCCCGCCCTGAACGTGTTCCCTTTCAAAAAGGAACCATGCTTTGTACTACCGAGCCATCACTTTTCTGCTGACGGGATTTGCTTCCTGTCTGGCCTGGAACGTTTCTCTCAATGCTGCAGACTCCAAAGTCACCTTTGAGAAAGAGATTCGTCCGATTTTTAAAGCCTATTGCTTTCATTGTCATGGCGAGGAAAAAGAACTTTCCGGATCGTTGGATGTCCGTTTGCGTCGCCTGCTGATGAAGGGCGGCGATTCCGGAGAGGCAATCGTACCGGGTAAACATGCGGAGAGCCTGCTGTACCAATATGTGGAGTCGGGGGAGATGCCGCCCGATGAGAAGCTGCGTTTGAAACCTGAAGAAGTCGCGTTGATTGCAAAGTGGATTGATCAAGGCGCTTCAGCCGGTCCCGAGCCGAAGGGCGATATCAAGCCGGGCGAATTTCTGATTACCGAAGATGAACGCACACATTGGGCGTTTCGACCGATCAGGAAAACAGCAGTTCCCGAAGTGACGGAATTAGTAAAAGAACAAAACAAGACCGACGTCAATCCGGTTGATGCGTTTATCGCGCGAAAGTTGAACGACAATGGACTCTGGTTCTCTGAGGAAGCGGATCGACTGACTTTGATTCGACGGGCTGCTTTTGATTTGACTGGGCTCCCCCCTGCTCCGGAAGAGATCAAAGTCTATCTGGCAGATCAGTCGCCGGATGCTTATGAAAAAATGATTGATCGCTTGCTGGCTTCCCCGCATTACGGTGAGCGTTGGGCCCGGCACTGGCTGGATGTCGCCGGCTATGCGGATTCGGAAGGCTACAATGATAAGGATATTGTTCGCCCGGATGCCTGGCATTATCGGGACTATGTCATTCGTTCGCTCAATGCCGATAAGCCCTGGGATCAGTTTATTACCGAACAGTTGGCAGGTGACGAACTGGTGAAAGCGACGCACGCGTCGGCTCAGAAACTGGTCGATCAGGACCCTGCTGTTTGTGAAAAGCTGACCGCAACTGGCTTTTTACGTCTGGCGCCTGATGGCACCGGTTCCAGTCCGATGGATCCCGCGATCGCCCGAAATCAGGTGATTACCGAAACCGTCAAAATTATGTCATCGTCGTTATTAGGCATGACCATTGGTTGTGCGGAGTGCCACCATCATCGGTTTGATCCCATCCCGCAGCAGGACTTTTATCGGTTACGAGCCGTGATCGCTCCCGTGTATGATGCAGAGAAATGGCGGATGCCTGCCAGTCGTCGGGCGGCGTTGATGTCGCCAGAAGACAAAGCCAAGGCGGCCAAACTAACGGCAGAGGTTAAGGAGCTCGACGCCGAGCATAACAAGGTCAAAGCAGAGGTCACTCAACTGATTGCCGAGCGGGTTTTGAAAGAAATTCCGGAGTCAGAGCGAGAACAGGCCAAATTGGCATATGAGACAGAAGTCAAGAAACGCTCACAAGAGCAAGCCGAGTTTCTCAAAAAGAAGTACCCGATGCTGGACCTGTTAGTGCCAGGCAGACTGCATTTGTTTCTGGCACGTTACAAGGATGGGAATGAGCTGAAAAAACGGTATGAGGACATCAAAGAAAAAGCAGACAAGCTCAGAGCTCAGATTCCCCAGCCGGAATACATACGAGTTGCGACCGAAGATCCACAGCATCTTCCGGAAACCTTTGTCTTTTATCGTGGCGATATTTCTTCACCTGAAGCAGACAAGATTGAACCCGGTGGTTTGACGGTGATTGGTTCGGAAACGGAGAATGTCTTTCCCGTTAATAATCCAGAATTGCCGACGACCGGCCGCCGATTGGCGTATGCCCGCTATTTGACGAACGGCAAGCATCCGCTGGTAGCGCGTGTCTTGATGAACCGGTTCTGGATGCATCATTTCGGGAAGGCGATTGTCGATTCGACGGGCGATTTTGGTTCGCGTTCGTCTATTCCTACGCACCCGGAACTGTTGGACTGGTTGGCTGCTGATTTTATGGAGCATGGCTGGCAGTTGAAACGGATTCATCGTCTGATCATGACCTCGCGGACTTATCGGCAGACCTCCACCGCGCATTCGGAGAAAGCGGCTTCTATCGACGCTGACAACCGTCTGTTATGGCGGATGACGATGCGACGTCTGGAAGCGGAAGCGATTCGCGATGCGATTCTGGCGGTCAGTGGCGATCTAAATCGGGAACAGTTTGGCGTACCGGTTCCCGTCGCTCTGTCAGATAGCGGGATTATTACCGTGGGCGCCGGAAAAATTTCTGAAGATCGGCGCGAGTTGAAGCGATCGATTTATATCCAGGTGCGGCGGACGCAACCGGTGACGATGCTGAATGCCTTCGATGCGCCCAGTATGGAACCCAACTGCGAGCGGCGGGTGTTTTCGACGGTGGCAACACAGTCGCTGGCCTTGCTCAACAGCGAGTTTATGCGAAATCAGTCGGTCGCGTTTGCGAAGCGGGTGTTGGCAAGTGCCGGTAAAGACGCCGATGATGCGACATTGATTAAAACGGCCTGGAAGATGGCACTCAGTGCTGAGCCTTCCGCGGCAGAAATGCAGGCGCTGGAGAAAAGCTTCGCATTGCAGCTAAAC
This genomic interval from Gimesia alba contains the following:
- a CDS encoding DUF1553 domain-containing protein, whose amino-acid sequence is MYYRAITFLLTGFASCLAWNVSLNAADSKVTFEKEIRPIFKAYCFHCHGEEKELSGSLDVRLRRLLMKGGDSGEAIVPGKHAESLLYQYVESGEMPPDEKLRLKPEEVALIAKWIDQGASAGPEPKGDIKPGEFLITEDERTHWAFRPIRKTAVPEVTELVKEQNKTDVNPVDAFIARKLNDNGLWFSEEADRLTLIRRAAFDLTGLPPAPEEIKVYLADQSPDAYEKMIDRLLASPHYGERWARHWLDVAGYADSEGYNDKDIVRPDAWHYRDYVIRSLNADKPWDQFITEQLAGDELVKATHASAQKLVDQDPAVCEKLTATGFLRLAPDGTGSSPMDPAIARNQVITETVKIMSSSLLGMTIGCAECHHHRFDPIPQQDFYRLRAVIAPVYDAEKWRMPASRRAALMSPEDKAKAAKLTAEVKELDAEHNKVKAEVTQLIAERVLKEIPESEREQAKLAYETEVKKRSQEQAEFLKKKYPMLDLLVPGRLHLFLARYKDGNELKKRYEDIKEKADKLRAQIPQPEYIRVATEDPQHLPETFVFYRGDISSPEADKIEPGGLTVIGSETENVFPVNNPELPTTGRRLAYARYLTNGKHPLVARVLMNRFWMHHFGKAIVDSTGDFGSRSSIPTHPELLDWLAADFMEHGWQLKRIHRLIMTSRTYRQTSTAHSEKAASIDADNRLLWRMTMRRLEAEAIRDAILAVSGDLNREQFGVPVPVALSDSGIITVGAGKISEDRRELKRSIYIQVRRTQPVTMLNAFDAPSMEPNCERRVFSTVATQSLALLNSEFMRNQSVAFAKRVLASAGKDADDATLIKTAWKMALSAEPSAAEMQALEKSFALQLNEYESKKVKDPRQEALASLCHVLFGTNQFLYVE
- a CDS encoding efflux RND transporter permease subunit; the encoded protein is MSRTFNRCSVWMVDHPLLVTLFILLLSGISMLGYTMPEKVRDWFKPAPPQQVQQGPAAPPVKQERPPDVDPISLTDADTILVIDSDQFFTTDGVKALRAIVEKIEALDYVKSVFWLDDIPNLNIFGLREPLVPNERASQKRLDAAREKTIHHPLVGGQLLSVDGKTLLLMIKFDWLNVVDDEACTTGLKDVAKKVVAEYPDVKFSFMTTGRVPIYLTAVRTHNANKVKYQVIGYGMILLMAIILFRGISAVIIVALAPMFGVFLTMGIIQFFDFQDNPFNDVVLPVLLSLVGLTDGVHLMVQIRKHRASGLSGRDAARRGIQEVGLACFLTSVTTAIGFGSLSLAHHDTVREFGYSCVIGVLLTFIAVVTVIPLACRTWLGRSIHKGYGKGIIDRHLGRISVIIDLVLKKTKLISSLGIGVTAVLILISLTLRPDERRANMLPEGSEAALALNHMDQAMGGLEHSRVRVYWNDQVASDSPEVLIAISEVDDLLNQESLIGHPISIRNILAALPGDGPPEERMSMMDLLPPPLKRAFYTPEYRQAEVSFHVQDLGIAKYGPTFTRIEEGLNTIAAQHPQFRFELSGSAVWRWRNLYQIVVDLAASLGSAAIIILIVLAIAFRSLRLGLISIVPNMFPLAVTGAFLVFTGQALEIVSVCAFTVCLGIAVDDTIHFLTRFREEQLLVDSDEEAIRRAFTGVGTALIMTTVILVAGFSTVVFSDMRDQRIFAIMSGLTIASALFGDLVFLPALLAQYAKRSQVPAMEESEAVIDQPAEETLVRD